Proteins co-encoded in one Girardinichthys multiradiatus isolate DD_20200921_A chromosome 11, DD_fGirMul_XY1, whole genome shotgun sequence genomic window:
- the wasf3a gene encoding wiskott-Aldrich syndrome protein family member 3 isoform X1, with the protein MPLVKRKIEPRHLCHDAVPDGIGNELECVTNNTLSTVIRQLSCLSKHAENVFGELFNEANTFYTRANSLQDRIDRLAVKVTQLDSSVEEDFYLGSCCFIVSLHDMNMRKAFRGSAVQDQQVLSKGSTPSSVEEMYDGCDKPPPLGTLTDYRQDSVDAMKFYSDPSYFFDLWKEKMLQDTEDKRKERRRQREQKRCMESSTLQREVKKVRKARNRRQEWNIMAFDKELRPDPRHPKTLRREASSEGSLSPDSRPDLREYPIPPVPAHAACNYAKSHDYIPGNAQPSPPVEHEYHSIDVNYKRVTYAAAEPHVADRLNGSACLVTDCNSVPLAPPQGPPIPSAQTAFGFPLPPLHNGAVHIGPGYPLPPVPPQGPCMAPLPPGPPPPPLPPPAVPSHPLGHNEAGRTEMKPVRDARSDLLSAIRMGIQLKKVQEQQEQQSKREPVGNDVATILSRRIAVEYSDSEDDSDLDENDWSD; encoded by the exons gTAAACATGCAGAAAATGTGTTTGGAGAGCTCTTTAATGAGGCCAACACATTTTACACTCGGGCAAACTCTCTCCAGGACCGTATTGACCGCTTGGCTGTCAAAGTCACCCAGCTGGACTCCAGCGTGGAGGAGG ACTTTTATCTTGGCTCTTGCTGCTTCATAGTGTCTCTTCACGACATGAACATGAGGAAGGCCTTTCGAGGCTCTGCGGTCCAGGACCAGCAGGTTTTGTCGAAAGGCAGCACTCCCAgttctgttgaagaaatgtaTGATGGCTGTGACAAACCTCCCCCTCTTGGTACCCTTACTGATTACAG ACAGGACTCCGTCGATGCAATGAAATTCTATTCGGATCCATCATATTTTTTTGATCTGTGGAAGGAGAAGATGCTTCAGGACACTGAGGACAAGAGAAAAGAAAGGCGGAGACAAAGA GAACAGAAGCGATGTATGGAGAGCAGCACCCTCCAGCGGGAGGTGAAAAAGGTGAGGAAGGCTCGAAACCGTAGACAAGAGTGGAACATAATGGCTTTTGATAAAGAGCTCCGTCCAGATCCACGCCACCCGAAAACCCTTCGACGAGAAGCGTCATCAGAAGGTTCACTGTCTCCAGATAGCAG GCCTGACCTTCGGGAGTACCCAATCCCTCCGGTACCTGCTCATGCTGCTTGCAACTATGCCAAGTCTCATGATTACATCCCAGGAAACGCACAACCCTCACCACCTGTGGAGCACGAATACCACAGCATTGATGTCAACTACAAGAGAGTTACCTATGCTGCAGCAGAGCCCCATGTTGCAGACAGATTAAATGGCTCTGCATGTCTGGTTACAGACTGCAA CTCTGTTCCCCTGGCTCCTCCCCAAGGCCCACCCATCCCATCAGCCCAGACAGCATTTGGCTTTCCACTACCACCGCTGCATAATGGAGCTGTGCACATAGGACCAGGTTACCCACTCCCACCAGTACCTCCACAGGGGCCATGCATGGCCCCGCTTCCCCCAGGTCCCCCGCCTCCACCTCTGCCTCCCCCAGCTGTGCCCTCACACCCACTAGGACACAATGAGGCCGGCAGGACTGAAATGAAACCGGTTAGAGATGCCAGAAGTGACCTGCTGTCTGCCATTCGGATGG GCATCCAGCTGAAGAAAGTTCAAGAGCAGCAAGAACAGCAGAGCAAGCGGGAGCCGGTGGGCAATGACGTGGCCACCATCCTTTCCAGACGCATCGCAGTTGAATACAGTGACTCTGAGGATGACTCTGATCTTGATGAAAATGATTGGTCAGACTGA
- the wasf3a gene encoding wiskott-Aldrich syndrome protein family member 3 isoform X2, which translates to MPLVKRKIEPRHLCHDAVPDGIGNELECVTNNTLSTVIRQLSCLSKHAENVFGELFNEANTFYTRANSLQDRIDRLAVKVTQLDSSVEEVSLHDMNMRKAFRGSAVQDQQVLSKGSTPSSVEEMYDGCDKPPPLGTLTDYRQDSVDAMKFYSDPSYFFDLWKEKMLQDTEDKRKERRRQREQKRCMESSTLQREVKKVRKARNRRQEWNIMAFDKELRPDPRHPKTLRREASSEGSLSPDSRPDLREYPIPPVPAHAACNYAKSHDYIPGNAQPSPPVEHEYHSIDVNYKRVTYAAAEPHVADRLNGSACLVTDCNSVPLAPPQGPPIPSAQTAFGFPLPPLHNGAVHIGPGYPLPPVPPQGPCMAPLPPGPPPPPLPPPAVPSHPLGHNEAGRTEMKPVRDARSDLLSAIRMGIQLKKVQEQQEQQSKREPVGNDVATILSRRIAVEYSDSEDDSDLDENDWSD; encoded by the exons gTAAACATGCAGAAAATGTGTTTGGAGAGCTCTTTAATGAGGCCAACACATTTTACACTCGGGCAAACTCTCTCCAGGACCGTATTGACCGCTTGGCTGTCAAAGTCACCCAGCTGGACTCCAGCGTGGAGGAGG TGTCTCTTCACGACATGAACATGAGGAAGGCCTTTCGAGGCTCTGCGGTCCAGGACCAGCAGGTTTTGTCGAAAGGCAGCACTCCCAgttctgttgaagaaatgtaTGATGGCTGTGACAAACCTCCCCCTCTTGGTACCCTTACTGATTACAG ACAGGACTCCGTCGATGCAATGAAATTCTATTCGGATCCATCATATTTTTTTGATCTGTGGAAGGAGAAGATGCTTCAGGACACTGAGGACAAGAGAAAAGAAAGGCGGAGACAAAGA GAACAGAAGCGATGTATGGAGAGCAGCACCCTCCAGCGGGAGGTGAAAAAGGTGAGGAAGGCTCGAAACCGTAGACAAGAGTGGAACATAATGGCTTTTGATAAAGAGCTCCGTCCAGATCCACGCCACCCGAAAACCCTTCGACGAGAAGCGTCATCAGAAGGTTCACTGTCTCCAGATAGCAG GCCTGACCTTCGGGAGTACCCAATCCCTCCGGTACCTGCTCATGCTGCTTGCAACTATGCCAAGTCTCATGATTACATCCCAGGAAACGCACAACCCTCACCACCTGTGGAGCACGAATACCACAGCATTGATGTCAACTACAAGAGAGTTACCTATGCTGCAGCAGAGCCCCATGTTGCAGACAGATTAAATGGCTCTGCATGTCTGGTTACAGACTGCAA CTCTGTTCCCCTGGCTCCTCCCCAAGGCCCACCCATCCCATCAGCCCAGACAGCATTTGGCTTTCCACTACCACCGCTGCATAATGGAGCTGTGCACATAGGACCAGGTTACCCACTCCCACCAGTACCTCCACAGGGGCCATGCATGGCCCCGCTTCCCCCAGGTCCCCCGCCTCCACCTCTGCCTCCCCCAGCTGTGCCCTCACACCCACTAGGACACAATGAGGCCGGCAGGACTGAAATGAAACCGGTTAGAGATGCCAGAAGTGACCTGCTGTCTGCCATTCGGATGG GCATCCAGCTGAAGAAAGTTCAAGAGCAGCAAGAACAGCAGAGCAAGCGGGAGCCGGTGGGCAATGACGTGGCCACCATCCTTTCCAGACGCATCGCAGTTGAATACAGTGACTCTGAGGATGACTCTGATCTTGATGAAAATGATTGGTCAGACTGA
- the LOC124875818 gene encoding V-type proton ATPase catalytic subunit A, which produces MDTSKLPKIQDEERESLFGYVHGVSGPVVTATSMAGAAMYELVRVGHSELVGEIIRLEGDMATIQVYEETSGVSVGDPVLRTGKPLSVELGPGIMGSIFDGIQRPLKDINDLTQSIYIPRGVNIGALNRDTKWEFSPGHNLRVGSHITGGDIYGTVFENSLIKHKLMLPPRNRGTVTYLAPSGNYDLSDVVLELEFEGVKEKFTMMQVWPVRQIRPVTEKLPANHPLLTGQRVLDALFPCVQGGTTAIPGAFGCGKTVISQSLSKYSNSDVIIYVGCGERGNEMSEVLRDFPELTMEVDGKVESIMKRTALVANTSNMPVAAREASIYTGITLSEYFRDMGYNVSMMADSTSRWAEALREISGRLAEMPADSGYPAYLGARLASFYERAGRVKCLGNPEREGSVSIVGAVSPPGGDFSDPVTSATLGIVQVFWGLDKKLAQRKHFPSVNWLISYSKYTRALDEYYDKHFPEFVPLRTKAKEILQEEEDLAEIVQLVGKASLAETDKITLEVAKLIKDDFLQQNGYTPYDRFCPFYKTVGILSNMIAFYDMARHAVESTAQSDNKITWAMIREHMGEILYRISSMKFKDPVKDGEAKIKAEYAQLLEDMQNSFRTLEE; this is translated from the exons ATGGACACATCAAAGCTTCCTAAGATCCAGGACGAGGAGCGAGAAAGCCTGTTCGGATATGTTCATGGAGTTTCAGGACCAG TGGTGACGGCAACTTCGATGGCTGGAGCTGCCATGTACGAGCTGGTTCGTGTCGGTCACAGTGAGCTGGTGGGAGAAATCATTCGTTTAGAGGGTGACATGGCAACTATCCAGGTGTATGAGGAGACGT CTGGTGTGTCTGTCGGTGATCCCGTCCTCCGAACGGGGAAACCCCTCTCCGTAGAGCTGGGGCCGGGAATCATGGGCTCCATCTTTGATGGTATCCAGCGTCCACTAAAAGACATTAATGATCTCACTCAAAGTATCTACATCCCACGAGGAGTAAATATTGGCGCTCTTAACAGAGATACCAAATGGGAGTTTTCTCCTGGCCACAACCTTCGG GTTGGCAGTCACATCACAGGCGGAGATATTTACGGGACTGTGTTTGAAAATTCCTTAATCAAGCACAAACTCATGCTTCCACCCCGAAACAGAGGCACTGTCACCTACCTGGCTCCATCTGGAAACTACGACCTTTCT GATGTTGTTCTAGAGCTTGAATTTGAAGGAGTAAAGGAGAAGTTCACCATGATGCAGGTGTGGCCAGTACGACAAATACGCCCGGTAACAGAAAAATTACCTGCCAATCATCCACTGTTGACTGGTCAGAGAGTTCTTGATGCGCTTTTCCC ATGTGTACAAGGTGGCACCACCGCTATACCTGGAGCCTTCGGTTGCGGAAAGACCGTGATCTCGCAGTCGCTGTCCAAGTACTCCAACAGTGACGTCATCATCTACGTCGGCTGTGGGGAACGTGGAAATGAAATGTCTGAAGTGCTGCGGGATTTCCCGGAG CTTACGATGGAAGTTGATGGCAAAGttgagagcatcatgaagagaaCAGCACTGGTAGCGAACACATCCAATATGCCTGTAGCTGCTCGAGAGGCTTCCATCTATACAG gCATCACGCTGTCTGAGTACTTCAGAGATATGGGCTACAATGTGAGCATGATGGCCGACTCCACGTCTCGATGGGCAGAAGCTCTGAGAGAAATCTCTGGAAGGTTGGCTGAGATGCCTGCAG ACAGCGGCTATCCTGCTTATCTGGGCGCCAGACTGGCTTCCTTCTACGAGCGCGCTGGACGTGTGAAATGCCTGGGAAATCCAGAGAGGGAAGGCAGCGTCAGCATCGTTGGAGC TGTGTCGCCCCCTGGTGGAGACTTCTCAGATCCAGTCACTTCAGCCACATTGGGAATAGTTCAG GTCTTCTGGGGCTTGGACAAGAAGCTGGCTCAGAGAAAGCACTTTCCGTCAGTAAACTGGTTAATCAGCTACAGCAAGTACACACGAGCTCTGGATGAATATTATGACAAGCACTTTCCAGAGTTTGTCCCTCTTCGTACAAAAGCAAAGGAGattctgcaggaggaggaggacttGGCTGAAATTGTGCAGCTTGTAGGCAAG GCTTCTCTCGCTGAGACTGATAAAATCACTCTCGAGGTTGCTAAGCTCATTAAGGATGACTTCCTGCAGCAGAATGGTTACACTCCCTATGACAG GTTCTGCCCCTTTTACAAAACTGTTGGCATCCTCTCAAACATGATTGCGTTCTACGACATGGCCCGACATGCAGTGGAGTCAACAGCTCAGAGCGACAACAAGATCACCTGGGCCATGATCCGGGAGCACATGGGAGAGATCCTGTACAGGATCAGCTCCATGAAGTTCAAG GACCCTGTTAAAGATGGAGAAGCTAAGATTAAGGCAGAATACGCTCAGCTGCTAGAAGACATGCAGAACTCCTTCCGGACCTTAGAGGAGTGA
- the LOC124876325 gene encoding palmitoyltransferase ZDHHC23-A-like, translated as MKWEKLKPPDPDDPMCCCGCDIYQYSCCCDCEDLDEAFNSWLKEKTPYCGLQSPVLGTMINNLEISMIPALLLLPLLLRAASLHYLLGIIILTALPGLVLSYYYATHRRKRRTLFFLALALYSLAYMYYLFITEILPRGDVSPLQMCVVTTGMILTIVSLIHTKRGPGFVADSLHEARMDAEDHSNHCDVSIQLAAPEKTRKQAPTTKWTLCPVCKIMRPPRAGHCRTCGSCVQRLDHHCVWINSCVGQANHRSFLQTVCVFVLTSVYGISLVLRSLCPCQYLVTALFYCPGVYSQPSTALCFICCWYSSIITVGLVYLLVAQVLNISFNVTGREAQLALRNKKGQSRLWGLVVDTGEHSRGFYQNWVEFLTMKDSSVSFHSSPTDLV; from the exons ATGAAATGGGAGAAGTTGAAGCCTCCAGATCCAGATGATCCAATGTGTTGCTGTGGATGTGATATCTACCAGTACAGTTGTTGCTGTGACTGTGAAGACCTAGATGAAGCTTTCAATAG ctggctgaaagaaaaaacacctTATTGTGGACTTCAGTCTCCTGTGTTGGGGACCATGATCAACAACCTGGAGATCTCCATGATCCCGGCCCTGcttctgctgcctctcctgctTAGAGCGGCATCTCTGCACTACCTGCTGGGCATCATCATCCTGACGGCTCTGCCAGGCCTGGTGCTGTCGTACTACTACGCCACGCACCGGAGGAAGAGGCGAACCCTCTTCTTCCTCGCCCTCGCACTGTACTCTCTGGCCTACATGTATTATCTCTTCATCACAGAGATTTTGCCCCGTGGGGATGTCAGCCCACTGCAGATGTGTGTCGTGACCACTGGGATGATTCTCACTATAGTTTCTCTTATTCACACTAAGAGAGGTCCAGGGTTTGTCGCTGACTCTCTGCATGAAGCAAGGATGGATGCAGAAGATCACTCCAATCACTGTGATGTATCTATTCAACTTGCAGCCCcagaaaagacaagaaaacaggCCCCAACAACAAAATGGACCTTGTGTCCAGTCTGCAAAATAATGCGACCCCCGCGTGCTGGACACTGCAGAACCTGCGGATCGTGTGTTCAGCGTCTGGACCACCACTGTGTTTG GATAAACAGCTGCGTGGGACAAGCAAATCACCGCAGCTTCCTGCAGAccgtctgtgtgtttgtgctgaCCTCCGTGTACGGGATCAGTTTGGTGCTCCGCAGCCTCTGTCCTTGTCAGTATCTGGTGACGGCCCTCTTCTACTGCCCCGGCGTCTACAGCCAGCCCAG CACAGCCCTTTGCTTCATCTGCTGTTGGTACAGCAGCATTATAACAGTTGGACTGGTCTACCTTCTGGTGGCACAAGTTCTGAACATCAGCTTTAACGTGACGGGGCGGGAAGCTCAGCTGGCTCTGAGGAACAAGAAGGGCCAGAGCCGCCTGTGGGGACTCGTGGTCGACACTGGAGAGCATTCACGTGGCTTTTATCAGAACTGGGTTGAGTTCCTCACCATGAAAGATTCCTCTGTGTCTTTTCACTCCAGCCCCACAGACTTGGTCTAG